The window CTGTTGTTTTCATGAAAATTCAAAATTAAAGTGTTGAAGCATCAGGAACGATCACTGTCACTGACTACTCTCCATCGGTTAAATGTGTTACAATTTCCTCTACAAGGAACGGTTGCCCCTGTACCTTGTTGAATTGTTCGTACGAGAATTGAGGATGAGTCATTCTCAGGTAATTGACAAACTGTCCGTTATTGAGCTCACAAACCACGATCTTTTTGTAATTACCCAATATTTCTGCAGTGTTCAACGGAAGCGGCATGATATATTTGAAATGGGCATGTCCTGCTTTCTTCCCCTGCCTGCGTAATTCGTTGACGGCAGCATGTACGGCTCCATAGGTTCCGCCCCAGCTGACCACCAGGATATCTCCTTCCGGATCGCCTTCCACCTCCTGACGGGGAATATAGTTGGCTACCCTTTGTACCTTCTCATCTCTCAGATGTACCATCTTTTCGTGGTTGGCGCCATCGGTAGAAACATTTCCGGCCACATCTTCTTTTTCCAATCCGCCTATACGGTGGAGTAATCCGGGGGTGCCGGGTAAAGCCCACTGACGTGCCAGTGTTTCCGGGTTACGGCGGTATGGCTTGTAATTAGGATCATTGGCTGTCGCAATAGGTGGTTGGATCGAAGGAAGATCTTTCACCGAAGGTATTTTGAATAACTGGGAGCCATTACCTATATAGCCGTCCGTAAGTAAAAGGACGGGAGTCATGTGCTCCAGGCTTAACTTAGCGGCTTCATAAGCGGCATAAAAGCAATCGGACGGGGAAGAGGCGGCGATGACAATGCACGGGCATTCCCCGTTCCTTCCGAATAAAGCCTGGTAAAGGTCGCTTTGTTCGGATTTGGTAGGCATCCCTGTGGAAGGACCGCTGCGTTGGACATCTACGATCACCAAAGGAAGTTCGGTGATGACTGCCAGGCCGATGGCTTCACTTTTCAGCGAAAGTCCCGGTCCGGATGTGGTGGTGATGGCCAGTGATCCCGTAAAGCTGGCGCCGATAGCCGAACAGATACCTGCAATCTCATCTTCGGCCTGGAAGGTTTTTACGCCCAGTGATTTATGTTTGGATAATTCGATGAGGATATCGGTAGCGGGAGTGATCGGGTAGGAGCCAAGGAACAACGGACGTCCCGAACGTTCTGCGGCAGCCATGAACCCCCATGCCGTAGCCACATTTCCGATTACATTACGGTATTTTCCTTTGGCGAGCTTTGCCGGTTCGACCTGAATGGTAGAGTGGATCATCTCATAATGATAGGCATAGCTGTAGCCAGCCTCTAAAACCAGCTTGTTGTATCCGGCGACTTTCGGATTTTTCCCGAACTTTTCGTCCAGGTATTCAAAAGTGCTCTCCAATCCTTTGTTGAACAGATACAGGATGATCCCCAATGCAAACATATTACGGCTCTTGTCCTTTGTTTTGGTATCTGCATCGGTATCGTTCAACGATTCCTTGGTGAGCCTGCTGACGGGAGCTTTGATGACCTGGTAGGCATCCAGGCTTCCGTCTTCCAACGGATTGGAGGCATATCCCGCTTTCTCCAGTGCTTTTTCTTCGAAAGCATCTTCATTGACAATGATGGTGGCCCCGCGTTTGGCCCATTTAAGGTTGGCCTTGAGTGATGCCGGATTCATAGCTACCAGTACATCAAAATGATCACCGGAGGTATGGATCTTGTTTTTTCCAA is drawn from Bacteroidales bacterium and contains these coding sequences:
- a CDS encoding 2-oxoacid:acceptor oxidoreductase subunit alpha; translation: MDKRVINLEQVVVKFAGDSGDGMQLTGTLFSEAAAKAGNDLATFPDYPAEIRAPQNTVAGVSGFQVHIGKNKIHTSGDHFDVLVAMNPASLKANLKWAKRGATIIVNEDAFEEKALEKAGYASNPLEDGSLDAYQVIKAPVSRLTKESLNDTDADTKTKDKSRNMFALGIILYLFNKGLESTFEYLDEKFGKNPKVAGYNKLVLEAGYSYAYHYEMIHSTIQVEPAKLAKGKYRNVIGNVATAWGFMAAAERSGRPLFLGSYPITPATDILIELSKHKSLGVKTFQAEDEIAGICSAIGASFTGSLAITTTSGPGLSLKSEAIGLAVITELPLVIVDVQRSGPSTGMPTKSEQSDLYQALFGRNGECPCIVIAASSPSDCFYAAYEAAKLSLEHMTPVLLLTDGYIGNGSQLFKIPSVKDLPSIQPPIATANDPNYKPYRRNPETLARQWALPGTPGLLHRIGGLEKEDVAGNVSTDGANHEKMVHLRDEKVQRVANYIPRQEVEGDPEGDILVVSWGGTYGAVHAAVNELRRQGKKAGHAHFKYIMPLPLNTAEILGNYKKIVVCELNNGQFVNYLRMTHPQFSYEQFNKVQGQPFLVEEIVTHLTDGE